A region from the Clostridia bacterium genome encodes:
- a CDS encoding restriction endonuclease subunit S — MKAEQLRKSILQLAIQGKLVPQDPNDEPASVLLERIRAEKQRLIKEGKIKKDKNDSVIFKGDDNRHYEKVGNNSPVCIDDEVSEFDLPEGWEFAKISTLLNIQTGASFKKESATTNQKLVRVLRGGNILNGSYHFFDNDIFLDNNLVPDSILLWRNDLITPAVTSIENIGKIARVEQTYNNVTAGGFVFILRPYCQIDELSKYLLYALQSSYFNKQLKAITKKSGQAFYNLGKERLLQLILPIPPLAEQVRIVAEIEKFEPLIAEYDNLEQQATKLDDDIYGKLKKSILQYAIQGKLVPQDPNDEPASVLIERIRAEKKAKLGKKYVDSYIYKGDDN, encoded by the coding sequence ATGAAAGCCGAACAATTGAGAAAATCTATCCTTCAATTAGCCATTCAGGGCAAACTTGTTCCGCAAGATCCGAATGACGAGCCCGCGTCCGTATTGCTCGAACGCATCCGCGCCGAAAAGCAGCGGCTGATAAAAGAAGGTAAAATCAAAAAAGATAAGAACGATTCTGTCATCTTCAAGGGTGATGATAATCGCCATTATGAGAAGGTAGGCAATAATTCTCCCGTTTGTATCGATGATGAAGTCAGTGAATTTGATTTGCCAGAAGGTTGGGAATTCGCAAAAATCAGCACATTGCTTAATATACAGACAGGTGCATCCTTCAAAAAAGAGTCTGCTACCACTAATCAAAAATTGGTAAGAGTTCTGCGAGGAGGCAATATACTAAATGGCTCATATCACTTTTTCGACAATGATATTTTTCTTGATAATAATTTAGTTCCGGATTCTATATTGCTATGGCGGAACGATTTGATTACTCCTGCCGTAACAAGCATTGAAAATATTGGTAAAATTGCTCGTGTTGAACAAACATACAATAATGTTACCGCCGGTGGCTTTGTTTTTATACTTCGTCCATACTGTCAAATTGATGAGTTGTCAAAATACCTACTTTACGCTCTTCAAAGCAGCTATTTTAATAAACAGCTTAAAGCAATTACAAAGAAATCAGGACAAGCTTTTTATAATTTGGGGAAAGAACGGTTGCTTCAACTTATTCTACCAATTCCACCTCTTGCCGAGCAAGTGCGTATTGTAGCGGAGATAGAAAAGTTTGAACCGCTGATTGCAGAATACGATAATCTCGAACAGCAGGCAACCAAGTTGGACGATGATATTTACGGCAAACTCAAGAAATCTATTTTGCAATACGCTATTCAGGGCAAACTCGTTCCACAAGATCCGAACGACGAGCCCGCGAGCGTTCTTATAGAGCGTATCCGTGCTGAAAAGAAGGCTAAACTCGGCAAGAAATATGTGGATAGTTACATCTACAAAGGTGACGATAAC